Part of the Babylonia areolata isolate BAREFJ2019XMU chromosome 4, ASM4173473v1, whole genome shotgun sequence genome, caatggggtggaggtggaatcaACCCGCAGAATGATTGAGCAGTacaaaaaagagaataaagataTCATCAAGAAAAACCAGTCCAAACTggtaagttttttgttttgtttttctgtctggcaTTTTATGTATGATGCAGGCACATTATTTATTAGATTTGTGTCTGATTATACTCAACTGAAACCAACAGAACGTGTAATGAATGTTTCCTTGAATATCTTTGTGCCTTCAAAGTaacctgaacattttttttcgcTGTCCACTTCAGCAGTCTTTTAAGTTACTGTGGGTGTGGGGACAGGGGGAAGAGAACTTATCACCAATCAAGAGGATTCATGGAATCTGTCATTTCCAGGAAGAGAACCATGGCTAGATTGCACAAATGATCTTACtggcgctaagtttgcttggcAAAAAGATTTTTCCATGAAATTGATGCAAAAGAATGTGCACCACTTCCTCAAATACAAAGATATCTCCTTGTAGTTTTGCATCATGATTGCTCATACATAGTATGTAAAGTGAATAATAAAGTTATCATAATTCCATTTGTATaaatgttgttatcgttgttttaAGTCTGAGTCTAAGAAAATTTCCTTGAAATCAAGTGGTTAGAAATCCTCTACATCACAATTAAATTCCAGGATTTTGGGTCAAATTTGTTTTTGATGGGTGACTGTGGCTGCGTATTACACCACAGTATGATGAAGGGGGAAATGAGCCACCCAGCTGTGTGTTGGCACCTAGCCGACAGataccaccctcccctctctctacctgctgGTGGTGAGCTGGAccgaccacccctcccctcagccCCCTTACCTTTCAAGCTGCATGTGGAAAGTGACAGTATTTGTGCTGATTGTTGGTTCATGTTCACTGTTACTTTACTCCTGGCTGTGCTATAGACGCAGACAGACAAGTCTCAGGCACAAAACTTAATCACTGTTAGTCTTACTTTCACCCAGTGTCACAAAGTCACTTGTGACTGTTGTCATCATACACCAGATCTGTTCCTgaaacaccaccctcaccactacaCAGGTTTTCTTTCCCACTACCTATACATTTCAATATTTGCTGAGCCACTTTTAAGACTGTAAACCTTTGAAAAATGAGCAGAGATTGATCTTTGCTAGAAAACACCATTTCGACCGTGTCTGCAAGTGACTTCGGAATTGCCCACTGCCTATGAGTCATACAGGTGAGATCATACAAGTCCAAGGGATGGAAACAATCTTCAAACGTTCAAGAATACAGAGAAAAATAAACTTGTTCGTTTTCCTTTAACTATCAGTCTTGTATTGCTGATGAAAATTGGATGTGAGAGTTATACCCTGTAGGCATTCAACACTGCAACTAATGGGACGTAAGGCTCACGTCCAAAGGCAGGCATCAGGTTAAATTGCTTATGCAGCCCAGTACAGAACTCTTAACGTCTGTCAACAACCACACACTTTGTGCATTGTTCAGAATTGGGTACATGATTTTTCACTTGCTATATAAATACAAATTCAAAGCAGCCAGTTTCACAGTCACtccttaagaagaagaaaaataataagcaTTCATTTTTATAAATTTTTGATAATTAATGCTTTGTGTTTCCTGCCATGGGTAAATACATGTCTTTCGTGTGATTTGAAGATATAGCGACAACAGTGCACAGCATGTGGCTggagatgtgcaaacacaaagtatcactttttttacacaaggtctttcaagaaaaagaaaaatcttcaCTTTTTTCACATTGTCTTTAAAGAGAAAAGAATTCTTCTGTCCATTTTCCAACATCTCGAGAGTTTGTTTTAGATTAATCAAAGATGAAACTCAAACCAGTTAAATATATCCGTAATGTTAAAAATGTTCTGAAAATAACACATGAACAACAATTACTGATAGTTTTAAGGAGACACTCTGAGGAATGCAGGTTTAGCTACCTTCCTGTCATTGATTAGTTTTATTCTGTAACCACTGTTGTTTCTGCTATGTGCAAACCTATCCTTACCCGTTCCCTTCTTGCTACCATGAAGATGTTATTCAATATCTGTTCTTACGtggcaggggtaaaaatggtcatacacgtaaaagcagactcgtatatgcatacatgtgatcatgggagtagcagcccacgagcgaagaggaagaagtgtgtgtgtttacctagaGTTGAGGCACTTACTTAGGAACGgtacaacttttttctttttttttttcatcttcatgtttttttttatgaatgtctGTTTGCATAAAATACACTTTGTAATGGTAGACTCAGATGACAGGGGGGATGCATTTGATGTGAGGCTGGGACGTGTGCATGTGCTGGAAggatgattggagagagagagagagaagtggatcatggaatttgatttgatttgaaaccattttatGTAGATCTGTATTTAACAACAGCAGTTAATGTTTGcattggttggggggagggggggtttatgCTTATCTCCCCTCCACTTAGCTCTCAAACAGAACTGCAGGTTgaatttctgtggtgtgtgtgaggtggttcCCAGTCTTAAGACTTGCACGTAGTGGAGTCTTTCTCTGTAGTCAGCAAATGAGGACAGACGTAATGAGCCCTCTCAGGATGAAATGGCCTTTAGATGcagtcatcactttttttttcagacgtgACAGTTTTCTGTATAATGTAgctgaattttattcaacagggCAGTACTTATATGGTCcagtgtggtcagctggactaaAGCAACAGTATCAAATGTCATGAAATGGAACATACACATGAtttatgtgtgtggagagagttgccactctttactgtttattGATCATTTGATCTCATGGCCTCAtcgtttattaatttcaagttgaaaaaccactgaggtaaccatgtgtttgttctgtattgtctgtgtgttctgtgtggcttgttcaggattaaagaggctatgccagtcttgaatggaagctaatttgtgtctgcacatttcttctgtcattgttgctctgtgcacatgtcaaatgatcggtataagatcaagcccggcgcttcttttttgggggaagtgtctgggtttgttccaatgtaccttttatttacttgtgtgctggctgaattggtagcgcaagcagcattggcttgaagttgcgcaccttgtgtgtggagagagttaccactctttactatttgttatacaCACTGATTAATTTTCTATCCCAGAGCCGTGATGACGAATACCTGGTGCAGTTGATAGACCAGCAGAAAATGGAGGCTGCAGCCAGGCGGCAGCAGTTGACAgaagaggaacagagggagaagGCACTGAAGCGGAAACACAAAGACGCCCTCATTGATGATCTGGTACGAGTGTGTGATCATGGCCATAgttgctggattttttttaatcatgtgtgtgtttacacacaacgtgagtctGTATAATTACCATTTTCagttgagtgtgtctgtgtgtctgtgcgtatgttgtgtgtgtctgttgtctttgGAGCCAGATTTTTTGTTGAACTACTTCTTCAATGCACTTACATCCTGGAACTGGCACAAgctgaataacttttttttagtATGGCAACAGCTGTCTGGTGCTTGATACAAGCGGTATTGAAATGATGATTGTGAATGATTTATAAATAGTACCCTTGTTCAGTGGTCTTATCTCAGCAGTCCCTTTGGTTGTGTAGTTCTTTTAGCTCTatgcaaaattttttttaatcagtatcaacttttctgttttattaattgtttatttgttgttgggttttttgttgttgttgcttttgttttttgttttttgtatatttGACTTTCTGTGCATGTTTTAGATGTCTGCTCATGTTTTTGGTGAGCAAAGACATGTATAAATGATATGCAAGGTATGTTCATTGTTTTAGCCAACAAATACTGTGTGTGGGTTCATCTATGCAAGTGTGTgagtttgaatgtgtgtatgtgcatgtgagagatagagtgtgtgtgtgtttgtgaatcgtATCTTGTCCATTTTCACCAGTCCACTCTCTATCTTTGGTTCACAACTTCCCTGTTCCTGTGTCTCCATTTTACTTCATTAGAtttaaaaagttaaggaccacttgacAAAAGTATGtatattttcataaaatgttgAAACAAAATTGAGAGATTGTTCATATTGTGCAGGTCAACTGCTCGCCTCTCATTGAACACCCATATGTCTGAATCAGGCATTGGTGCACCACGAACAGCCAAATGTTTAGAGTTATTCTGTGGTTGATAAATGATAACTTGGCTTTTTAttgttagaaagaaaaaaaaaagaaaagaaaaaatacaagaaagcaCCTCCAGTTATGTATGGCACTCATCAAATTGACAACATATACcactgtttttttaaaaatccagcaACATTTGAGCATGGCCCCAAGAAGAAAATTGTGCCGCAAGTTTCGAGGTGTCCTTAGCTTTTCTGCGAACCCCTGTACTTGTCAGAGCAGGTTATGATGTTTCCTGTTCCTGCTGTGGCACAGATGTTCTCCGACAAGGCGGCCCAGGACATTGTGGCCACTCACAAGCAGACCACCGCTCCCCATGAGGAGGAGCCATCCCGACAGGCCTCCTCTGGCCCCACCGTCTTCTCCTCCGGTATCAGATTGGtgagcggttttttgttgttggtttttgtctgtcttattttgtgaagctttttttttttttttttttttcattttaggaAAATGTACATttagtatttgtgtttgtgtgatgtctgtgcagggttatgTATGGAAgttgtcattttagtgtttaCGTATATGTTTTATACGTCGatttttatatttacattgtacatTGCAATTGAGcctgttttacatggaaaggcagtATACaaaattaaattattattataactactgAGGACATGGCTGTGTCGTGCCACTgccctttctgtcttgtcttgtggtgGAAACTTTCAGCAGCCAACCTGATATGAACTTGTGTCAAGTCAGCTGACAAAAATTGGTTTTTGACAAtgagctttttcttttcttttttacttttcttttttcgcaTCAACTGATGTAGTAAGCACTACATATTTCTGGAGAAAAATAATTTTATGGTTCAGTGCACAAGGACGTTGTTGTTAATGGCACCCCTACCCAATCCGCCTGCTGCCAGGACTGGGAACATAAGCAAGTTTAAATTTCGAGATTCAGGCTACATTGTATAATGCACCCTTGtgagtgtatacatacatgcctaCCATTTATGTAATAGCAGAGTTTCATTATGAGAAAATGTCAAAATTGATGGCCGTTCCAGATGTTACAGCTGTTATGGAAAAGAAACGCAAATGGGGGCACCTTTTTTCAGGGGTGGACAAACCTGACAGCAGATAGGAAGTTGTTACTTGAATAGTGTGCACATTCACAAAAGTCTATGACTGACTGTGGAAAAGCCAAAGTTATGTGAAAGGGTGCTCAGCTGAAAAGACGGCTGGCTGTCACAAGCGAATGCATATGACAAATAGATGGAGAGCAAACCTGACCTCAAAAAATCTAAAATGATGCCACCAAACCATTTGTGAAGGAATACAGTGAACAGTGGCCACGTGTACAACAAGGACAGAAAAGCACTGCGTTTTTCAGAAGTGTGTACCTGAAAATTGGTGTTCTGTTCTTGATTTTTATTTCACTTGTTCCTGATGTGAAATGTTTGAGGTGGGCATGTACGGTGCATGTGGTTATCACACATCTTGATTGTCAAATGCTTATGTACATGGCCCCTCCTTTTTTGCTTTATGTGTTTCCATTGGTGAAGATGGTGTTTCAGGGCCAGCAGAGTGTATTCAGCAACACCAAGCCAACAGAAGAGAACAGGGCCTACCAGTACGCTCCCTTGGAGCTCGACCCCTATGGACCCAGCTATCCTTCCATGGACAACATAATGGGCAAAGGGTTAGTGAAATTGTCAGTTGATGGTATTGTTGTCGCACTGTGTTATAACATATTTACAAAATACTCTTTTGTCTTGTGGCTCATTAGCATGCAAGCTGCAGTTTTCAATTttacagggaaaaagaaaaaaagaaatgtcagtTGAGTATATTGTTGCACTATATAACACATTTATATAATACTTTTTTTGTCATGTGGTTCACTAGCATACAAACTGCAGTTCTCAGTTTTATGGGGGGAAAACAAAGGGGCACAGCAGCCAAGTGGTTGAAGCattagactttcagtctgagggtcccaggatcAAATCCCAGTCTTGGCACATGGTGGTTataggttggagatttttcctatcttccaggtcaatagatgtgcagacctgctagtccctgaactCCCTCCGTGAGTCtaagcatgcagaagataaaatatggacgttaaagatcctgtgatttatgtcagtgttcggtgggttatggaaactagaacaggCTCCGCATGCACCCGCCTGAAAATGGAGTTTGTTTgactgcttacatggtgggggtaaaaacagtcatacacgtaaaagcccacttgtgtatatgagTGACAGTGGGAGTCATTGACCACAAACAAAGACGAGGttgtggggggggaaaaaagtgtgtaGGCTGTATATCAgataataaaaatagaaaaaacagagaagaagaggaggttgggaaaaaaatggggggaaaaggaTGTTTGTTGGATGTATCagatacaaaggaaaaaaaaaagaatgaatgttcAATAAGATCAAGAATGTTCAGTGTGATTGATGTTTCTGAGAGTGTTTATCATGACATTTCCCTCAGTGAAAGTGATGCTTTGATGAATTGTTGGTTCTTGATTTGATAATCCTTGTAGATTGGTATAAATTACATGCCTGATTAACGAGGGTGTTGAATTAAttaggccttcagtgcatgtgtTTGAACACTGTTTTGAACAGTTTGGAATGAAATGGCCCTTCTCCATGAAAAGGGTTTCAGTGGCAGATTTTGAAGTCTTTTTTTCATGCTTGCTGCATGCCCTTCCTATTCACTCTTCAGTTGCTTTGACACTTTGAACCCCAATTATAATTTTCTGTGACACTTCCGACTGCTTCCCTTGGATCGAGTACACATATTTCCATACTGCAGTGGCACATTCCCACattcctgtttcagtttctcagtcagTTGCATTCTCACatggtgtttttattttgttggctTTTGCCTCTATGTGTTCATCCATGTTTTCAAGGGGATATAGCATGCATTTGATGATGTTGTGGGCATGTTGTAAATGAAATATGGCTTCAACGGTGCACTCAGCTATTGTAGGTCCACAGAAATTGCAGAGCAGCTGCACTGATTAGATACAAAGTGTTGAGCATCTTTGCAAAGATGAAAGAAGAtttgttttcatttgctttttaAGTAAAACCTCCAGTGCTCTcttgttttgatgtgtgtatgagtgtgcgtggtATAAATTATGTATTTATGATTTagttatgtatatatagagagagtgaaattaagtgaaaaacagacaaaaatacagtGAACAATAATGTTTTAGCTTCTCGACAAAATTGGACAAAAAATGCTTACCACATGATGAATTTGATTGACAGCATTTTCAGATtaacgtcggtgtgtgtgtgtgcgcgagtattGATGTGGATATACACAAAAGTTTTTGTTGTATTTGCAGTGCATGCCTTATTGTTTTTTTAGCCATAGATAATTTCCATATTCTTGTAAACAAAATGTAtgtccttttcccccctcccctaccccacacacccttcagaTTCTAACCACTATATCAGCTGTAACTTCTACTGTTTCCCACATGCCATGAAGTAACCATAGAAAAATGGACCTGACTGATTACTGTTTCTGTTCAGCCGTATAATTATGTGACccgtttgaagacataatttgtcaaaaaaacaagaacgccagagaatcgacagacagacagaaaatacgggggggaaaaaactgagccgtatgaagagcacaggaacaggagtcatgatggctgccggaaaaagagggcgctagtcaggggggcaaaggggaggttacctacttccgggaggttatcggccgtagctactttcgttttctccacataggtggatagtagtttgcacaggacaggaatgtcagacccctgccggagtctgcactagtgggtcacggtaagtatgttatttaaacataattttaggaagaaaatttcctttctgttCAGCCGGTGCAGGTATGTTTCCAGCGGGCCCACTTGTACCTCTCCTTGGCAGTTGTGCATTTCTCTGATCATTCGCTGACTGACAGTGTTGTTCTATTGCTGTGTGCAGATATTTACGCAACGTGCGGGGCCCGGTGGAGTTGGAGTTGGCTGGTGGGTTCGAGCCACAGATCGCCTGTCAGCGTGCTCTGCAGGACGCCCTGTGTGGACTGTTTCACTTCCCCCCCATCGCTCAggcttccccctccccatcctcctcctcgctctctctggaAGAGGGCCATTCCCCTATGTATTTAACCTAGGCTTCTCTTTGGGACAAAGTGTgggtcagagtgtgtgttgtgcatggatgtgcttgtctgtgtgtgtgcctttgtgtgtaatTTGTACATGCATGTATTCTAGTAGTGAAGTTACATCACATTCTCTTGAGGTGGTCGAGTTCTGTTTTGACCATTAATATGGACCTTTAAGGCATTACAGTATGTAAAAAGTGCACCTGATCAGgcggtttttttggtgtgggggggtttggttggtttgtaaATTTAGGGATGAGGAGGTTAATATGTGTGAATCAAATCTCTAATGAGCCAGAAAGATGGggaattgatgtgtgcatgtgaattgAATTTTTAAGTGACAGTGTGGTACCGTGAATGCAGCTGACAAGCAGCAGTGATGATAGCCTCCATCAAGTGATTGTTAGCAAGTGTGTTGTTCATGTAAGCTGAGTGAAAGCAGGCGATTTCTCCGGTATGATCAAGTGTCAGGTGTGCCAGCGTGTTTTCAAGGTGTGCATGAAACGGAACTGAGTGACAGTGGACTTGGCACTGGTTAGCTCAATGGATCAGGGCGGCTGAAAACCATGCCTTGTGGGATGGAAATTATTCTCCCTTCAAACCCTCAACTCCCTGAAAAGAAAAGTTTCGGTTGTGAGGATTACCATGTTAAACGTGATCCTAGCATGCCTGTACATACTGGATAAGATTCTGTGACAACATTTTAATCTGTGTGAATAACCTTTGTTGTCTTGTGTGAAAGATTCCTATTGTCTTGATATGGATGAATGAGTCAAGTTGTGTTATCCTGTGTGAATCGCTTCAGTTGTCTTGTGTGCATGACTTTGGTTTTTCAAAATAAAAGGCTTCAGTTGTCCAAAGTGAATGACTTCGGTTGTCATGTGAACAGCCTATGCTGTCCTTTGTTAATGAGTTCTTTTGAGAATGATTTCCATTACTCTGTGTCAGAAATTTCAGGATAataatgtttctgttgttgttgtttttcgccagTCCCAAGTGTTTGGACCAAAAAGATGGACATTTTGTTCTCGTTTTTTTATCGTAAGATGTATTAGGGAAACTGATAATGTAAGTTGTTGAGATGGTGGGTTGAGACAAATATTAAGGTTAGTACAAACTGGCATGATTGCAGATCAAGGCCTCAGTTGTATTTGTTTGTCCATATAATGTCTGTCCACTGTACATGATGTTAGatgaagggagaagagaaagaaagatgcatgcacatgtgtgtgtgtgtggttgtgtatgctAATGTGTTTGTTTGGGAAGAAGCATGctcgtgtatatatacataaggAGACTACATGTTTGGAATGATGAATAAATATGCAGGTATGATCAGCTTGATTGTCTACTTTCATTGCATGCATTTTTGCGCTTtagcacacatacaagcacattcCCAGCAATCTGATACCAAAAGCAGTAAATACAGCCACAGTTTCTCTGTCAGATAcaaaagtgacaacaacaaataCTCTCCGTAATGTTAGAAATACCTAACTGGCCTGTCTTGGAAACAGACTTTGTGCTGATGCAGACTTTaatgatcaggaaaaaaaaaaaagtctccttaCATTGTCCATCTGGTGCTGAAACAGGACACTCAACATTGTATGGTTCATTTGGTTGCCGCATccgttgatgtgtgttgtgtagcAGATGAACAGAAAGCAAAGTCattgtctcactcaatcctagcactccgatcttgtagtttttcatctctctcgctacttggatggttcttcctgcttcatacatcgtcctgatgttccatgtggctactcgcgttgttgtcctgggtgtcagaaggggagtcagccttgcagcttcctttcaGCTTTCACTGCACCACGTCATAAGTCTCCAAgatggagacccttccttgcccagctgaatgttttggttctttgtcgtcaatgcttctgtaactggtcttttttacaggcagggtagttaaccctacgcaaatcCCCTTATCCTCCGGGtgaggtggtcctgcctttgtcgcctcttacgacatgcatggcagggcagtgggtctattctatcagtgcccaacccacagggcaattttgttattattgttgctgttcgaATGTTCCAAAACACAATGCATATGATTCaggcacaagaagaaaaaaaacccatggagGATGTCATGGCTGGGTAAGTTTTAACATGGATGTTGCTAGGCATAAAGGGTCACATAGGGTTGCAATCATTGAACAAAATTCAAAtgtctttttatttatatatatatataatacataccaGAAAGAGAGACCgtgaaagacggacagaaaaagagatcaTACAAATCAACTTCTTTTTTACTTACAGCTCAGTATGATGACAGATTCAGGCAAAGGTTTTAGGAATGATAAAAATAAGCTCACAGTGTTTAGCTCAGGATTAATACAATTATTGTGAACTAAAGTATTCTTTAGAAGTTAGACTGTCAATGACCAGGCCATTGAATTGTttcaagagaagaagaaaaaaattgttaGACTCCAATGAATCTCTGTTTATAGTATTTGCCACTTGAGCAGAAATACAAAGCAGAATTGTTGAATGCCTTttaacaacagaaacctttagcAAGATCAGTTGATTTATGAGACAGGGTGATATGATCTTTTGTCCTCAAATCAGCAAACTAGTCAGGTGTGGACAGTGCTGTATGGTAATGCTGACATATTGGTAGTAGATCTGACTATTCTCTTAAAAAGAGGTCGTCTCAGTAAT contains:
- the LOC143281752 gene encoding CDK-activating kinase assembly factor MAT1-like, coding for MGEQGCPRCKTTKYRNAFLKMMVNVCGHSLCESCVDMLFIKGSGACPECGTPLRRNNYRLQVFEDAGVEKEVDIRRKILRDFNKKEEDFGSLLEYNDYLEMIETIIFNLTNGVEVESTRRMIEQYKKENKDIIKKNQSKLSRDDEYLVQLIDQQKMEAAARRQQLTEEEQREKALKRKHKDALIDDLMFSDKAAQDIVATHKQTTAPHEEEPSRQASSGPTVFSSGIRLGQQSVFSNTKPTEENRAYQYAPLELDPYGPSYPSMDNIMGKGYLRNVRGPVELELAGGFEPQIACQRALQDALCGLFHFPPIAQASPSPSSSSLSLEEGHSPMYLT